From a region of the Lactuca sativa cultivar Salinas chromosome 4, Lsat_Salinas_v11, whole genome shotgun sequence genome:
- the LOC111884340 gene encoding DNA mismatch repair protein MSH5 isoform X3, which yields MITTIAMGTVQIHFNFYSVSLKDFLDLKEGISILQTKAMQVALIVFFAHIGSFVPADAAKVGLTDRHVTSRSLCLLDEFGKGTLTEDGIGLHGGTIDHFISMYSPPKVLICTHLTQIFTDSDLCEILSRKLTNKYEASI from the exons aTGATAACAACCATAGCCATGGGGACTG TGCAGATTCACTTTAATTTCTATTCAGTTTCCTTGAAAGATTTCCTCGATTTAAAGGAAGGGATTTCTATATTGCAGACGAAAGCTATGCAG GTGGCATTGATAGTTTTTTTTGCTCACATTGGAAGTTTTGTTCCTGCAGATGCTGCCAAAGTCGGTTTAACCGATAG GCATGTTACTTCTCGATCTTTATGTCTACTAGATGAATTTGGAAAGGGAACACTTACTGAAG ATGGTATTGGTCTCCATGGTGGAACTATTGATCATTTTATCTCAATGTATTCTCCTCCAAAG gttctaatTTGCACTCACTTGACACAAATATTTACTGATAGTGATTTATGTGAG aTTTTATCAAGAAAGCTTACCAATAAGTATGAAGCATCCATTTAG
- the LOC111884340 gene encoding DNA mismatch repair protein MSH5 isoform X1: MITTIAMGTVQIHFNFYSVSLKDFLDLKEGISILQTKAMQVALIVFFAHIGSFVPADAAKVGLTDRHVTSRSLCLLDEFGKGTLTEDGIGLHGGTIDHFISMYSPPKVLICTHLTQIFTDSDLCEADSWPFHAFYSLSIYISDCTSIGCISYRGFIG, from the exons aTGATAACAACCATAGCCATGGGGACTG TGCAGATTCACTTTAATTTCTATTCAGTTTCCTTGAAAGATTTCCTCGATTTAAAGGAAGGGATTTCTATATTGCAGACGAAAGCTATGCAG GTGGCATTGATAGTTTTTTTTGCTCACATTGGAAGTTTTGTTCCTGCAGATGCTGCCAAAGTCGGTTTAACCGATAG GCATGTTACTTCTCGATCTTTATGTCTACTAGATGAATTTGGAAAGGGAACACTTACTGAAG ATGGTATTGGTCTCCATGGTGGAACTATTGATCATTTTATCTCAATGTATTCTCCTCCAAAG gttctaatTTGCACTCACTTGACACAAATATTTACTGATAGTGATTTATGTGAG GCTGATTCCTGGCCGTTTCATGCGTTTTATAGTTTGTCTATTTATATAAGCGATTGTACTTCCATTGGTTGTATATCTTACAGAGGTTTCATTGGTTGA
- the LOC111884340 gene encoding DNA mismatch repair protein MSH5 isoform X4, translating to MITTIAMGTVQIHFNFYSVSLKDFLDLKEGISILQTKAMQVALIVFFAHIGSFVPADAAKVGLTDRHVTSRSLCLLDEFGKGTLTEDGIGLHGGTIDHFISMYSPPKVLICTHLTQIFTDSDLCESNKVKYHTMNRLLP from the exons aTGATAACAACCATAGCCATGGGGACTG TGCAGATTCACTTTAATTTCTATTCAGTTTCCTTGAAAGATTTCCTCGATTTAAAGGAAGGGATTTCTATATTGCAGACGAAAGCTATGCAG GTGGCATTGATAGTTTTTTTTGCTCACATTGGAAGTTTTGTTCCTGCAGATGCTGCCAAAGTCGGTTTAACCGATAG GCATGTTACTTCTCGATCTTTATGTCTACTAGATGAATTTGGAAAGGGAACACTTACTGAAG ATGGTATTGGTCTCCATGGTGGAACTATTGATCATTTTATCTCAATGTATTCTCCTCCAAAG gttctaatTTGCACTCACTTGACACAAATATTTACTGATAGTGATTTATGTGAG tcaaataaagtcaaataCCATACAATGAATCGTCTACTTCCTTAA
- the LOC111884340 gene encoding DNA mismatch repair protein MSH5 isoform X2, giving the protein MITTIAMGTVQIHFNFYSVSLKDFLDLKEGISILQTKAMQVALIVFFAHIGSFVPADAAKVGLTDRHVTSRSLCLLDEFGKGTLTEDGIGLHGGTIDHFISMYSPPKVLICTHLTQIFTDSDLCEIFFIFRFYQESLPISMKHPFSRHTKTRIG; this is encoded by the exons aTGATAACAACCATAGCCATGGGGACTG TGCAGATTCACTTTAATTTCTATTCAGTTTCCTTGAAAGATTTCCTCGATTTAAAGGAAGGGATTTCTATATTGCAGACGAAAGCTATGCAG GTGGCATTGATAGTTTTTTTTGCTCACATTGGAAGTTTTGTTCCTGCAGATGCTGCCAAAGTCGGTTTAACCGATAG GCATGTTACTTCTCGATCTTTATGTCTACTAGATGAATTTGGAAAGGGAACACTTACTGAAG ATGGTATTGGTCTCCATGGTGGAACTATTGATCATTTTATCTCAATGTATTCTCCTCCAAAG gttctaatTTGCACTCACTTGACACAAATATTTACTGATAGTGATTTATGTGAG atttttttcattttcagaTTTTATCAAGAAAGCTTACCAATAAGTATGAAGCATCCATTTAGTAGACACACAAAGACCCGTATTGGTTAG
- the LOC111884329 gene encoding negative regulator of systemic acquired resistance SNI1: MGTTRRRGGNGGMEENTMAILDTSCFSKSTQHIADDRLSFLEAVRSGFLVPENAPAPTNKIYKEIFQILKVENSLYLIMSSYQLLLELDKRFPQVYLSTAKKSESSSPSSLPCNELVVVEEAWSPFAFGTEFSPNEKEDHGKTSGSLDATAFHDLIKDLVEVADEATTEVLDIKPLRNMLLFQYLVSFLEGDFVIRNLAFTENSDWVTLRESLLNMILVSRKITYKTLIKDCLSAMCQLSQFSMDSSNVLTPSDTESPEVTEKSHTALAIALPEVIKHTCVSVQKFLSMIIELDSSKKAADMEGWTTRADGVRTPAMEIIMDELTYDKNILLPFFQALDKPKLKLDMIVQYFQKYIPKTSVRTRRSNDSTNNSTFGGVLKCFSNENNTKSIIKKINTEVAQLLLAHAFQAFISLPCQDSTESKEDIVDNSLPEICKNMISAFNCLKKTDEHIVIPPFGKEALFTAAVMLSGV, translated from the exons ATGGGGACGACACGAAGAAGAGGAGGCAATGGAGGTATGGAGGAGAATACGATGGCAATTCTCGATACTTCTTGTTTCAGTAAATCTACTCAACATATAGCCGATGACA GGTTATCTTTTCTTGAAGCGGTTCGTTCTGGTTTCCTTGTTCCTGAAAATGCTCCTGCACCCACCAA CAAAATTTACAAGGAAATCTTCCAGATACTGAAAGTTGAGAATTCGCTGTATTTGATAATGTCAAGCTATCAACTCTTACTTGAGTTAGATAAG CGCTTCCCTCAAGTTTATCTTTCAACTGCAAAAAAATCAGAATCATCTTCACCTTCTTCCCTCCCATGTAATGAATTAGTTGTGGTGGAAGAG GCATGGTCTCCATTTGCATTTGGCACAGAGTTCTCTCCTAATGAGAAAGAAGATCATGGCAAAACTAGTGGATCACTTGATGCCACT GCATTTCATGATCTTATAAAAGATCTTGTTGAAGTGGCAGATGAAGCAACTACTGAAGTTCTAGACATAAAG CCCTTGAGGAATATGCTACTCTTTCAATACCTTGTCAGTTTTCTTGAAGGAGATTTTGTAATCCGTAATTTGGCATTTACAG AAAACTCAGATTGGGTCACTTTGAGGGAGTCATTGCTCAATATGATATTG GTATCAAGGAAGATAACATACAAAACACTAATCAAAGATTGTTTATCAGCCATGTGTCAATTGTCTCAATTTTCTATGGATTCTAGCAATGTCTTAACACCTTCAGACACTGAATCACCAGAAGTAACTGAAAAATCCCATACAGCTCTTGCCATTGCTTTACCTGAAGTAATCAAACATACATGTGTTTCTGTTCAGAAGTTTTTGTCAATG ATCATTGAGCTGGATTCATCTAAGAAGGCAGCTGATATGGAGGGTTGGACTACTAGAGCTGATGGTGTAag AACCCCTGCCATGGAGATTATCATGGATGAACTTACTTatgataaaaatatattgttaccCTTCTTTCAG GCATTGGATAAACCTAAGCTAAAGCTGGATATGATTGTTCAGTATTTCCAAAAGTACATCCCCAAG ACATCTGTTCGCACTAGAAGGTCTAATGACTCTACAAATAATTCAACATTTGGTGGAGTTTTGAAGTGTTTTTCAAATGAGAACAATACAAAAAGTATTATAAAGAAGATTAACACAGAAGTAGCTCAATTGCTTTTAGCACATGCTTTTCAG gcATTCATATCATTACCATGTCAAGATTCAACTGAATCTAAGGAAGATATTGTTGACAACTCTCTTCCAGAAATTTGCAAAAATATGATCTCAGCCTTCAATTGTCTTAAAAAGACAGATGA GCACATTGTGATTCCACCCTTTGGGAAAGAGGCACTTTTCACTGCTGCAGTTATGCTCTCAGGAGTTTGA
- the LOC111884320 gene encoding GDSL esterase/lipase At5g45960: MTFSPALTFSLKITLVFLVQILLILVSNAKPQDLTVKTSTQDHKVSAILVFGDSTSDPGNNNYILTPFKGNFPPYGRDFANQKATGRFTNGLLTSDLIGRYLGVKDNVPPYLDPSLTIHDLMTGVSFASAASGFDPLTPTISNVIPMHVQLEYFREYKVRLTAKLGVLRAKEIVNNALYIVSAGTNDFVVNYFTLPVRRHEYTLPGYMDFLLNKHLEFVQGLLDEGARKIGVAGLPPMGCLPIVITLFSEDAVLDRGCIDYFSSVGRTYNSMLQSGLNIMQFNNAHQGGRITYFDTYSPLYDVVAGHKYGFKEVQLGCCGTGLLETTFLCNPKSNICPDASKYVFWDSIHPTQEMYKIVFESLQPTIDYMIKD; this comes from the exons ATGACGTTTTCTCCGGCCTTAACTTTTTCTTTAAAGATTACACTAGTTTTCTTAGTCCAAATTCTTTTGATCCTTGTATCCAATGCTAAACCACAAGATCTTACCGTGAAAACGTCTACTCAAGACCACAAGGTTTCTGCTATTTTGGTGTTCGGAGACTCCACTTCTGATCCTGGAAACAACAACTACATTCTGACCCCTTTCAAGGGCAATTTCCCACCTTATGGGAGAGATTTTGCAAACCAAAAAGCAACAGGGAGGTTTACCAATGGATTGCTAACTAGTGACCTTATTG GTAGGTATCTTGGTGTAAAAGATAATGTGCCTCCTTATCTGGATCCTTCACTTACCATTCATGATCTGATGACTGGAGTTAGTTTTGCTTCTGCTGCATCCGGATTTGACCCTCTTACACCAACGATAagc AACGTGATCCCCATGCATGTGCAATTAGAATATTTTAGAGAGTATAAAGTACGATTGACTGCAAAGCTTGGGGTATTGAGAGCAAAAGAAATTGTAAACAACGCTTTGTATATTGTGAGCGCGGGTACAAACGATTTTGTTGTGAATTATTTCACACTTCCGGTTAGAAGACATGAATACACTCTCCCCGGTTACATGGACTTCCTCCTCAACAAACACTTGGAATTCGTGCAG GGGTTGTTGGATGAAGGAGCTCGCAAAATTGGAGTTGCTGGATTGCCTCCAATGGGTTGCTTGCCAATTGTCATCACTCTTTTCTCTGAAGATGCAGTTTTGGATCGTGGTTGTATTGATTACTTCTCATCAGTGGGCAGGACTTACAATTCCATGCTCCAATCAGGACTAAACATCATGCAATTCAACAATGCGCACCAAGGTGGTCGAATCACCTATTTTGATACTTATTCACCCTTATATGACGTAGTTGCAGGTCATAAATATG gGTTCAAAGAAGTTCAGCTTGGATGTTGTGGGACTGGCTTATTAGAAACGACATTCCTATGCAATCCTAAGTCAAACATATGCCCAGATGCGTCTAAGTATGTTTTTTGGGACTCGATACACCCAACGCAAGAGATGTATAAAATTGTTTTCGAATCTCTTCAACCTACCATTGACTACATGATCAAGGACTAA